In the Phenylobacterium soli genome, AAGCGCCGCACGACTGCCTCGAGCTGCAGTACGGCGGCGAGGCCAAGCTCTACCTGCCGGTCGAGAACATCGACCTGCTCACCCGCTATGGCGCCGACTCCGAGGGCGTCGTCCTCGACCGCCTGGGCGGGGCCGCCTGGCAGGCGCGCAAGGCGCGCGCCAAGGAGCGGCTGCGCGAGATGGCCGAGGGGCTCATCCGCATCGCCGCGGAGCGCGCCACCAAGCACACCGACGAGGTCGAGCCGCCGCACGGGGTGTTCGACGAGTTCTGCGCCCGCTTCCCCTACGAGGAGACGGACGACCAGCTCGCCGCTATCGGCGATGTCCTGGAGGACCTCTCCTCGGGCAAGCCGATGGACCGCCTGATCTGCGGCGACGTCGGCTTCGGCAAGACCGAGGTCGCCCTGCGCGCCGCCTTCGTGGTCGCCATGAGCGGCAAGCAGGTGGCCGTGGTCGCCCCGACGACCCTCCTGGCGCGCCAGCACTACAAGACCTTCACCGAGCGCTTCGAGGGGTGGCCGGTGCGCATCCGGCGCCTGTCGCGCCTGGTCACCGCCAAGGAGGCCGCCGAGACCCGCGAGGCGCTCGCCAACGGCGAGGTCGAAATCGTCGTCGGCACCCACGCCATCCTCGGCAAGCAGGTGGCCTTCAAGGACCTTGGCCTCGTGATCGTCGACGAGGAGCAGCACTTCGGGGTCAAGCACAAGGAGAAGCTCAAGGAGCTTCGCGCCGACGTGCACGTCCTGACGCTGACCGCCACGCCGATCCCGCGCACCCTGCAGATGTCGCTCAGCGGCATCCGCGAGATGTCGATCATCGCCACGCCGCCGGTCGATCGCCTGGCGGTGCGCACCTACATCACGCCCTTCGATCCGGTGGTCGTCCGCGAGGCTCTGCTGCGGGAGAAGTACCGCGGCGGCCAGGCCTACTACGTCGCCCCGCGGATCAACGACCTGCCGGAGCTGGAGCGCTTCCTGCGCGAGCAGGTGCCCGAGGTGAAGTTCGTCGTCGGCCACGGCCAGATGGCGCCGACCCAGCTCGAAGACGTGATGAGCGCCTTCTACGACGGCCAGTACGACGTGCTGCTGTCGACCACTATCGTCGAGAGCGGTCTCGACATCCCGACCGCCAACACCCTCATCATCCACCGCGCCGACATGTTCGGCCTGGCCCAGCTCTACCAGCTGCGGGGCCGGGTCGGACGGGCCAAGGCGCGGGCCTACGCCTATCTGACCACTCCGCACGAGAAGCCGATCACCCTGTCGGCCGAGAAGCGGCTGAAGGTCCTTCAGTCGCTGGACAGCCTGGGCGCGGGCTTCCAGCTCGCCAGCCACGACCTCGACATCCGCGGCGGCGGCAACCTCCTGGGCGAAGAGCAGTCCGGCCACATCCGCGAGATCGGCGTCGAGCTCTATCAGCAGATGCTCGAGGACGCCGTGGCCGAGCTCAAGGAGCTGGGCGGGGCAGGCGGGCTCGTCCCGGACAGGGGCTGGTCGCCGCAGATCAACACCGGCGCGGCCGTGCTCATCCCCGAGGACTACGTCCCCGACCTCAACGTGCGCCTGTCGCTCTATCGGCGGCTGTCCGACGCCGAGAAGGCGGCCGACCGCGAGGCCCTGGCCGCCGAGCTCATCGACCGGTTCGGCCCGCTGCCGCCCGAGGCGGGGCAGCTCCTCAAGGTCGTCGCCATCAAGGGGCTCTGCCGCGAGGCCAATGTCGCCAAGATCGACGTGGGTCCGAAGGGCGCGGTCGTCAGCTTCCGCGACGATCAGTTCAAGAATCCGGGCGGTCTTGTTGGTTTCGTTCAGAAAAACCAGATCGCCTGGCGCATCCGGCCGGACAACAAGGTGGTCGTGAAGGGCGAGTGGGAGACCCCCGAGCAGCGCCTGAACGCCGCCGAGAAGATCCTCACCGAGCTCGCCAAGCTGGCGGTGGCCTAGGCCGCCTTGGCGGCCCGCGCCTCGGCCAGCAGCCGGCTGGCGCGGAGCGCGATCTCCAGCCGCTGGGCGCAGACCAGGCCGACGGTGATCACCAGGGCCGCGTCGGCCACCGTGCTCACCGACATGTGCAGGGCCCCGGCGTTCTCGGCCGCGAAGGTCCGCAGGCCGTAGCGCAGGGCGAAGATGCCGAGGATCAGCAGCATGCCCACGGGCGAGGCGCGGCTGGTCAGGGCGTGGGTCTCGGGATCGACGGTGATGTGGGTGAAGCGCCCGCGCCACCAGCCGAGCAGTGCGCCCAGCGCCAGGGCGGCGATGTCGAGCGCGAGGCCGGCGGGCGAGGGGACGCCCTCCTGGGCGAGCGCCAGGCCGACGAGGAGGAGGATGACGAGCGGAGACACCCACAGCGCCTCGATCCGCAGGCGCCGGGCGCGCGAGTTGCGCAGGATCACCATGCCGATGGCGATGAGCGGGAAGAGGTAGGCCCAGACGCCCAGGTTCGCCGGTTGGTGCTGCATCAGCTCGCCTTTCGTGCGTAGGCCTCCGCCGCTGCCTGTTCGAGCGCCCGACCGGCCGGCTCGCCAGGGCCGACCTCGGCCACCCCCAGGTCGAACTCAACCACGAATGGAGGCTTGCCGTCACCTGCCTCGAAGGCTGTGCAGCCGATCACCGCCGCGATGCGCTCGCCCGCCGCCCTTGCGGCCGCCGCCGGCGTCGCGGGCAGGGCGAGGGCGAAGACCTCCGGGCCGAGCCGCGCGGCGGTGTCCTCCACCCGCACGAGCCGGCCGACCATGGAGCCGATCTGCGGGATGGCCCGGCCCAGCCAGCCGCCCTTGCGGATCGCCGCGAGCTCCGGCTTGTCGGCGACCTTGAGGACGCAGACCGAGAGGGCGCGGTTGCGCTGCTTGGCGGCCTGGGCGAGGCGCGCCAGGTGGGCGGCGAAGAGGTCGCGGGTGAAGAGGCCGGTCGCGGCGTCCATCAGGCCCGAGGTGCGCGCGCTCTCCAGCGCCTGGCGCACCGAAGTCTGGCGGCGGTAGGCCCGGGCCAGCTCGACCACGCGGCGCGCCGTCTCGGCCTCGGGCGTCTCGGGCGAGGCCACGTCGGTGATGCCGCGATGGTACGCTTCCGAGGCGGTGACGTAGCTGTCCTGGCGCATGTAGAGCACCGCGGGCGTATGATAGAGGCGGGTGTTGCGGCGCAGGCCGGCGGCGATCGACAGCGCCTCCTGCGGGTTCTCGCCGGCCCACAGCACCACGGCGTCGAACCGCCGTTCGTGCAGATAGTCGAAGGCGGTGTAGGCGGTGAACGCGCCGACCACCTCCGCGCCGTGCGCGGCCAGGGCGTTGGATAGGGCTAGGAACTGCGGCGCCGGCTCGCCGATCGCCAGCACCTGATAGGGGCCGTTGTCGGAATCCGGCACGCCGAGGGCGCGGTTCTTCTCGGCGAAGGTCTCGACGCGAAGCTCGAACTCCTCCTCGGCCACCGCCGTGCGCACCAGCGTCTCAAGCCGCATGGCCGCCTGGGCCGGGTGCAGCGGAGCGGCGAGGGTCAGGTCGAAGCCGCGCGCCTCCAGCGACGGGTCCGGCTCGCCGATCGCCACCACGGGCAGCCGGCGCGGCGCGCAGGCCTCCTTCAGCCGCTGGGCCATGTCGAGCGCCTCGGCGCCTTCCGAGAGGTCGACAATGGCCGCTTCGATCTGCAGGTCGGCGACCGCTGCCATGGCGGCATAGGCGCCGCGCGCGGTGACGGTCCGCCAGCCGAGGCGGTCCAGGCCTTCCGACAACGGCCCGGCCAGGGCGTCGTCGCGCGCCACGATCACTACCCGCGCCTGCACGCCTGCCGCCATCCCCCGCTTCATGGGCTCCGCTTAAGCTCTCTTACCTGCCAATCGGTGAATCGGGCAGGGCCAAGATTGGGCTGCGTCCTTAGGTTGCGGGCGCGCCCGGCGCCAAGGGCGATGCAAGGCGCTTGGCTGACCGCGCGGCAGGCGCTCTAGATGGCCGGCAAGACCAGGAGGAAGAACATGGGCCAGGGACCGCTCTCCAGCCTCAAGATCATCGAGTTCGCCGGGATCGGGCCGGGGCCCTTCGCCGGCATGCTGCTGTCGGACCTCGGCGCGGACGTCATCCGCATCGACCGCAAGGGCGCGGGCCGTGGCGGCGCGCCCAGCGACATCACCTCGCGCGGCCGTCGCTCGGTCGCCCTCGACCTCAAGAACCCCGCGGCGGTGGAGACCTGCCTGAAGCTCATGGAGAGCGCCGACGTGGTGTTCGAGGGCTTCCGTCCCGGCGTCATGGAGCGCCTGGGGCTCGGCCCCGACGTGGTGCTGAAGCGCAATCCAAAGATCGTCTACGGCCGCATGACGGGCTGGGGCCAGACCGGTCCCTATTCGCAGGCCGCCGGCCACGACATGAACTACATCGCCATCACCGGCGCCCTGCACGCCATCGGCACCAAGGACAAGCCCGTCCCGCCGCTGAACCTGGTCGGCGACTTCGGGGGCGGCGCCCTCTACCTCGCGTTCGGCCTCCTGGCCGCGGTGATCAACGCCCGCCAGAGCGGCCAGGGTCAGGTGGTCGACTGCGCCATGAGCGACGGCGCCGCCTCCCTGATGGCGATGTTCTACGGCTTCAAGGCCTCGGGCATGTGGTCGAGCGAGCGGCGGGCGAACATGCTCGACGGCGGCGCCCACTTCTACGACACCTACCAGTGCGCCGACGGCAAGTGGGTCTCGATCGGCTCCATCGAGCCGCAGTTCTACGCCCTGCTCATGGAGAAGACCGGGATCCAGGATCCGGACTTTGCCAAGCAGATGGATCGCGGCATGTGGCCCGAGCTGCGTGAGAAGCTCGCCAAGGTGATCGCCACCAAGAGCCGCGACGAGTGGACGAGGATCATGGGCGCCACCGACGTCTGCTTCGCCCCGGTGCTCGACCTCGACGAGGCGCCGAAGCATGAGCACAACGTCGCCCGCAAGACCTTCGTGGAAGTGGCCGGCGTCGTTCAACCGGCGCCCGCGCCGCGCTTCTCGGCCACGCCGGGCGCGATCCAGGGGCCGCCGCCGAAGATCGGCGCCCACGACCGCGAGGCGCTCAGCGACTGGGGCTTCTCGGCCTCCGACATCGACGCCCTGGCCAAGGCCGGCGCGTTAGGACTTGAGACGGTTTCCTGAAGACCCCGTTCAGCCTGGGTTCAGCCGCCGGGGACGATAACGCGTGACGGTCGGTCGTCGCGCTCTCCCGTCCCTCGAAGCGGCGGTCGGCCCGGATGGAACGACACGCCCATCGGCGGCGCGCCACCCCCAACCCGGTGGCGCGCCG is a window encoding:
- a CDS encoding CaiB/BaiF CoA transferase family protein, coding for MGQGPLSSLKIIEFAGIGPGPFAGMLLSDLGADVIRIDRKGAGRGGAPSDITSRGRRSVALDLKNPAAVETCLKLMESADVVFEGFRPGVMERLGLGPDVVLKRNPKIVYGRMTGWGQTGPYSQAAGHDMNYIAITGALHAIGTKDKPVPPLNLVGDFGGGALYLAFGLLAAVINARQSGQGQVVDCAMSDGAASLMAMFYGFKASGMWSSERRANMLDGGAHFYDTYQCADGKWVSIGSIEPQFYALLMEKTGIQDPDFAKQMDRGMWPELREKLAKVIATKSRDEWTRIMGATDVCFAPVLDLDEAPKHEHNVARKTFVEVAGVVQPAPAPRFSATPGAIQGPPPKIGAHDREALSDWGFSASDIDALAKAGALGLETVS
- a CDS encoding diguanylate cyclase domain-containing protein, which codes for MKRGMAAGVQARVVIVARDDALAGPLSEGLDRLGWRTVTARGAYAAMAAVADLQIEAAIVDLSEGAEALDMAQRLKEACAPRRLPVVAIGEPDPSLEARGFDLTLAAPLHPAQAAMRLETLVRTAVAEEEFELRVETFAEKNRALGVPDSDNGPYQVLAIGEPAPQFLALSNALAAHGAEVVGAFTAYTAFDYLHERRFDAVVLWAGENPQEALSIAAGLRRNTRLYHTPAVLYMRQDSYVTASEAYHRGITDVASPETPEAETARRVVELARAYRRQTSVRQALESARTSGLMDAATGLFTRDLFAAHLARLAQAAKQRNRALSVCVLKVADKPELAAIRKGGWLGRAIPQIGSMVGRLVRVEDTAARLGPEVFALALPATPAAAARAAGERIAAVIGCTAFEAGDGKPPFVVEFDLGVAEVGPGEPAGRALEQAAAEAYARKAS
- a CDS encoding CcdC protein domain-containing protein; the protein is MQHQPANLGVWAYLFPLIAIGMVILRNSRARRLRIEALWVSPLVILLLVGLALAQEGVPSPAGLALDIAALALGALLGWWRGRFTHITVDPETHALTSRASPVGMLLILGIFALRYGLRTFAAENAGALHMSVSTVADAALVITVGLVCAQRLEIALRASRLLAEARAAKAA
- the mfd gene encoding transcription-repair coupling factor, which gives rise to MRRVAEDPGRLDLVGAPEGFDALVMADIVRARKGLSVFVARDGARLSAFCDAFAFFAPRVEILRLPSWDCLPYDRVGPSHGVAAERMATLYRLAAGLDDKTPRLLVTAVPGLVQRVPPRSVVKRAAWSAHVGNTVEIADLEHYFAVNGYARASTVSERGEFAIRGGVIDVFPPTAEEPVRLDLFGDTLESIRGFDPETQRSTKQLTEVSLLPVSEALLDKEAISRFRTGYLEAFGAPGQDPLYATVSEGGRRAGMEHWLPLFYPKMESLFDYLPADTLVALDHLARDARDERLAMVRDAFEARSQTDRRTHYHPLEPERLYLDEDEWSEQLKVRPSRRFSAFQEAEGEAVIDMGARAGRKFAPERQRDSVNLFEATADHAAKLSAAGKRVLFASWSEGSSERLGVMLADHGLKNVPLAPYWDAAKAADPKTPQRVVLPLDNGFETDSLAVVSETDILGDRLARPTRRRRATNFLAEASALTPGDLVVHIDHGIGRYEGLKTLEVQEAPHDCLELQYGGEAKLYLPVENIDLLTRYGADSEGVVLDRLGGAAWQARKARAKERLREMAEGLIRIAAERATKHTDEVEPPHGVFDEFCARFPYEETDDQLAAIGDVLEDLSSGKPMDRLICGDVGFGKTEVALRAAFVVAMSGKQVAVVAPTTLLARQHYKTFTERFEGWPVRIRRLSRLVTAKEAAETREALANGEVEIVVGTHAILGKQVAFKDLGLVIVDEEQHFGVKHKEKLKELRADVHVLTLTATPIPRTLQMSLSGIREMSIIATPPVDRLAVRTYITPFDPVVVREALLREKYRGGQAYYVAPRINDLPELERFLREQVPEVKFVVGHGQMAPTQLEDVMSAFYDGQYDVLLSTTIVESGLDIPTANTLIIHRADMFGLAQLYQLRGRVGRAKARAYAYLTTPHEKPITLSAEKRLKVLQSLDSLGAGFQLASHDLDIRGGGNLLGEEQSGHIREIGVELYQQMLEDAVAELKELGGAGGLVPDRGWSPQINTGAAVLIPEDYVPDLNVRLSLYRRLSDAEKAADREALAAELIDRFGPLPPEAGQLLKVVAIKGLCREANVAKIDVGPKGAVVSFRDDQFKNPGGLVGFVQKNQIAWRIRPDNKVVVKGEWETPEQRLNAAEKILTELAKLAVA